A genomic segment from Gloeocapsopsis sp. IPPAS B-1203 encodes:
- a CDS encoding DUF502 domain-containing protein, with product MFERLKQDLKNDLIAGLLVVIPLATTIWLTVTIATWVIDFLTQIPRQLNPFDGMHPLLVDLLSLAVGFTVPLLSILLIGLMARNIAGRWLLDVGEELLQAIPLAGSVYKTLKQLLETLLRDTNGKFRRVILVEYPRKGMWVIAFVTGTISNDIQSQLQRPVLSIFIPTTPNPTTGWYAIVPEDEVINLKMSIEDAFKVVISGGIVAPNTLITPLVISKERKLESPLQ from the coding sequence GTGTTTGAACGCCTTAAACAAGATTTAAAAAATGACTTGATAGCAGGGTTGTTAGTAGTCATTCCCTTAGCTACCACGATATGGCTAACAGTGACCATTGCCACTTGGGTTATTGACTTTCTCACACAAATTCCTAGGCAACTAAATCCCTTCGATGGTATGCATCCACTTTTAGTGGATTTATTGAGTCTAGCAGTAGGATTTACCGTACCTTTACTAAGCATTCTGCTCATCGGTTTGATGGCACGTAATATCGCAGGGCGGTGGTTGCTTGATGTGGGAGAGGAACTGTTACAAGCAATTCCTTTAGCAGGCTCAGTATACAAAACTCTCAAACAGTTACTCGAAACTTTGCTAAGAGATACCAACGGCAAGTTTCGCCGTGTCATTTTAGTAGAGTATCCCCGTAAAGGAATGTGGGTTATTGCATTTGTGACAGGTACAATCAGCAATGATATTCAGTCGCAATTGCAGCGTCCTGTGCTAAGTATTTTTATTCCTACAACTCCAAACCCGACAACCGGCTGGTATGCAATTGTTCCTGAAGATGAAGTCATTAACTTAAAAATGTCGATAGAAGATGCTTTTAAGGTCGTTATCTCCGGAGGCATCGTCGCTCCCAATACACTAATAACACCTTTGGTCATCTCCAAAGAACGTAAACTCGAATCTCCATTACAGTAG
- the nusB gene encoding transcription antitermination factor NusB, with product MQPRRIARELALLSLSQLPSSQEKLETQQLSNMVLAAVRTLTTEVQDTLTTAAAELQRASDRLLSSETRAGDLRTSRSLLDESIQLTQSAINRVGAALEIPELIQLANQPDFDVRTYALQIVRAVNIHRTEIDEKLNDALVDWQVSRLARIDRDLLRIAVAEILYLGVPDRVAINEAVELAKRYSGDEGHRFINGVLRRISEQAQATYPKS from the coding sequence ATGCAACCCCGTAGAATTGCCCGTGAACTTGCTTTGCTAAGCTTGAGCCAACTACCAAGCTCACAAGAGAAACTTGAAACACAACAATTGTCAAATATGGTATTGGCAGCGGTTAGAACTCTGACAACCGAAGTTCAAGATACTCTGACGACTGCAGCAGCAGAGTTACAACGTGCCAGCGATCGCCTATTAAGCAGCGAGACACGCGCTGGCGATTTACGTACTTCCAGATCGCTATTAGACGAATCCATTCAACTTACTCAAAGTGCAATTAATCGAGTTGGTGCAGCACTTGAGATACCAGAACTCATTCAACTGGCAAACCAACCAGACTTTGACGTTCGTACCTACGCACTCCAAATTGTCCGAGCAGTCAATATTCATCGTACAGAAATTGATGAAAAGCTTAACGATGCCTTAGTCGATTGGCAAGTATCTCGCTTAGCGCGAATTGACCGCGACTTACTCCGCATTGCAGTAGCAGAAATACTGTACTTAGGTGTTCCAGATCGCGTTGCTATTAATGAAGCAGTAGAACTTGCTAAGCGTTACAGTGGAGACGAAGGACACCGCTTTATTAATGGTGTTCTCCGCCGGATTAGCGAACAAGCACAAGCAACCTATCCAAAATCTTAG
- the ftsY gene encoding signal recognition particle-docking protein FtsY: protein MVFNWFRRQFSQEQAAPSTEEQATTTPPEIEESTAEKQSDASPEISADYLSFAKAAYKNIQQRQAQSESVTEPAPVESTTDQVTSSESSEPETISDEPIVGEPSTEIEPVVVETELETASTKATLSETPTPEIEPVAVEAVETEPEPSLKSDALENVSESPVAETELLTEDEPAASQPEAESAITEDTPITSDESTEAPAESLPFWVRAEADRQARLERLKATAIEEPEPVLAATETPQVADEASNLDLAFDEGFLWSAEILAAQGRKPEDVSIEEITWLKKLRQGLDKTRRNLVNQIKAIVGQGPLNQAAVLEIEALLLQADVGVEATDYIINALQERIKQEALPPEVAIAYLKEILRDMLDRPLTSHNATFAPEKDTLNIWLMTGVNGAGKTTTIGKIAHIAQKSGYTCLIAAADTFRAAAVEQVKIWGSRSGVEVIANPGQNTDPAAVVFDAITAAQSRNIELLLVDTAGRLQNKKNLMDELSKIRRIVDKKASNAKIESLLVLDATLGQNGLRQAEVFAQAAQLSGVVLTKLDGTAKGGVALAVVQQLNLPIRFIGAGEGVEDLRPFSSYEFVEALLSS, encoded by the coding sequence ATGGTTTTTAATTGGTTCCGTCGTCAATTTAGTCAAGAGCAAGCTGCTCCCTCAACTGAGGAACAAGCTACAACCACTCCACCTGAGATAGAAGAATCAACAGCTGAAAAACAAAGTGATGCCTCACCAGAAATTTCAGCTGACTACTTAAGCTTTGCTAAGGCAGCCTACAAAAATATTCAGCAACGACAAGCACAAAGTGAGTCTGTTACTGAACCTGCACCTGTCGAATCAACAACAGATCAAGTCACCTCAAGCGAATCCTCAGAACCAGAAACGATTTCAGATGAACCTATTGTTGGTGAACCGTCAACTGAGATAGAACCAGTCGTTGTAGAAACAGAACTAGAGACTGCCTCAACAAAAGCAACTCTTAGCGAAACACCCACGCCTGAGATAGAACCAGTCGCTGTAGAAGCTGTAGAAACAGAACCAGAACCCTCTTTAAAATCAGATGCTCTTGAAAATGTCAGTGAATCGCCCGTAGCTGAGACAGAATTACTCACAGAAGATGAACCAGCAGCTAGTCAACCTGAAGCAGAATCAGCTATCACTGAAGACACACCAATAACGAGTGATGAATCAACAGAAGCCCCAGCTGAATCATTACCCTTTTGGGTAAGAGCAGAAGCTGACCGACAAGCGCGGCTAGAAAGACTCAAAGCAACAGCAATTGAAGAACCGGAACCAGTTCTAGCTGCGACGGAAACGCCACAAGTCGCAGACGAAGCTTCAAACCTTGATTTAGCATTTGATGAAGGTTTTCTGTGGTCAGCAGAAATTTTAGCGGCTCAAGGGCGCAAACCAGAAGATGTTTCAATCGAAGAAATTACTTGGCTTAAAAAGCTACGGCAAGGATTAGACAAAACTCGACGCAATCTTGTTAATCAAATTAAGGCGATTGTTGGGCAAGGACCACTCAACCAAGCAGCAGTACTTGAAATTGAGGCTTTGTTGTTACAAGCAGATGTTGGAGTTGAGGCAACAGACTATATTATTAATGCCTTGCAAGAGCGAATTAAGCAAGAGGCACTACCTCCAGAAGTCGCGATCGCCTATCTCAAAGAAATTCTACGAGATATGCTTGATCGCCCTTTAACGTCGCATAATGCTACTTTTGCTCCCGAAAAAGACACCCTCAACATCTGGTTAATGACAGGAGTTAATGGAGCAGGTAAAACGACAACTATTGGCAAAATTGCTCATATTGCTCAAAAATCAGGATACACCTGCTTGATTGCTGCTGCTGATACCTTCCGTGCAGCTGCTGTTGAACAAGTCAAAATTTGGGGTTCGCGCAGTGGAGTTGAAGTCATTGCCAACCCAGGACAAAATACAGATCCAGCGGCAGTCGTCTTTGATGCAATTACAGCTGCTCAATCACGCAACATTGAATTACTCTTGGTAGACACTGCGGGACGACTTCAAAATAAGAAAAATCTCATGGACGAACTGAGTAAAATTCGTCGCATTGTCGATAAAAAAGCTTCTAACGCCAAAATTGAATCGCTCCTCGTACTTGATGCGACTTTAGGGCAAAATGGTTTACGGCAAGCTGAGGTTTTTGCTCAAGCGGCTCAACTTAGTGGCGTTGTCTTAACAAAACTTGATGGCACGGCCAAAGGAGGAGTCGCATTGGCTGTGGTGCAGCAACTCAATCTCCCGATTCGCTTTATCGGTGCAGGTGAAGGTGTTGAGGACTTACGTCCTTTTTCCAGCTATGAATTTGTGGAAGCGCTGCTAAGTAGTTAA
- a CDS encoding DUF1816 domain-containing protein encodes MKLLQRLNQLLRGKRQKQNSAWWAEVITHSPHCIYYFGPFLTSNRAIVASTGYIEDLEGEGAEEIEVVIKRCQPTMLTISDEVE; translated from the coding sequence ATGAAACTACTCCAACGGCTTAATCAGCTATTAAGAGGTAAGAGGCAAAAACAAAATTCGGCTTGGTGGGCAGAAGTTATTACGCATTCGCCTCATTGCATCTACTACTTTGGACCCTTTTTAACGTCAAATAGAGCTATAGTTGCAAGTACTGGCTATATTGAAGATCTTGAAGGTGAAGGAGCTGAAGAGATTGAAGTCGTTATTAAGCGCTGCCAGCCAACGATGTTAACAATATCTGATGAAGTTGAATAG
- a CDS encoding PP2C family protein-serine/threonine phosphatase, giving the protein MVSVPQPSSHPTADRDSNANTDAAPILALKQLVARLHKEQHKIHDLLGSLGFALRSFSNLNQFLELIPLMATRVTDADGGALVLFKPNGQVRLERLHCQDSHQSKTIRKALETAIGVVTASLATATGIVPATATAALDDQVSQYLGSEIQLFGTTVFVKQVERGRLYVFSSNPEYSWTESRQKLVRLVADLTAVAVENDELTAELRKKERMNRELEIGAEIQLRLLPRQCPKIAGITLAARCQPASHIGGDYYDFIPTNCHPSQVALGNGNDPCRWGIVIGDVMGKGVPAGLLMTMTQGMLRTEVPNGNSPAQILQKLNQVIYADLENSHRFITLFCSAYDPQTQTLYYSNAAHNPPLLWQAATGNIKRLDTWGMLIGLDAESQYEDAHIQLHPGDTIIYYTDGFTDAVNQSGDRFDEENLIRKFYWACQHCQGPQAILEYLFEQVYRFIGSANQNKDDMTLIVLQVKNE; this is encoded by the coding sequence ATGGTGTCTGTGCCTCAACCTTCTTCACACCCCACTGCCGATCGCGATAGCAATGCCAACACTGATGCCGCTCCTATTTTGGCACTCAAGCAACTTGTCGCGCGTCTGCATAAGGAACAGCACAAGATCCACGATTTACTTGGTTCTCTAGGATTTGCCTTGAGAAGCTTCAGTAACCTTAATCAGTTTTTAGAACTCATTCCGTTGATGGCAACACGAGTAACTGATGCTGATGGCGGTGCACTTGTTTTGTTTAAGCCTAATGGTCAAGTACGACTAGAACGACTTCATTGTCAAGATAGTCATCAAAGTAAAACTATCCGCAAAGCACTAGAAACCGCAATTGGAGTCGTTACAGCTTCTTTAGCAACTGCTACAGGAATTGTTCCAGCTACAGCTACGGCTGCTTTAGACGATCAAGTTAGTCAATATTTAGGTTCAGAAATTCAACTATTTGGCACAACAGTTTTTGTAAAACAAGTAGAACGCGGGCGACTGTACGTTTTTAGCAGTAATCCAGAATATAGTTGGACAGAAAGTAGACAAAAACTAGTCCGCCTTGTCGCAGATTTAACTGCGGTTGCTGTTGAAAATGATGAGTTAACAGCCGAATTGCGCAAAAAAGAACGCATGAACCGAGAATTGGAAATTGGTGCAGAAATTCAACTAAGATTGCTACCACGCCAATGTCCTAAAATCGCCGGAATTACGTTAGCTGCACGCTGTCAACCAGCAAGTCATATAGGCGGCGATTATTATGACTTTATTCCAACAAACTGTCACCCAAGTCAAGTAGCACTCGGTAATGGAAACGATCCTTGTCGTTGGGGAATTGTCATTGGCGATGTCATGGGAAAAGGCGTTCCCGCAGGTTTACTAATGACAATGACGCAGGGAATGTTACGTACAGAAGTTCCTAACGGTAATTCTCCTGCACAAATTCTGCAAAAATTAAATCAGGTAATTTATGCAGATTTAGAAAATTCTCACCGCTTTATTACGTTGTTTTGTTCAGCTTACGATCCCCAAACTCAAACGTTATACTACAGCAATGCCGCACACAATCCTCCTTTGTTGTGGCAAGCAGCTACGGGAAATATTAAGCGCTTGGATACGTGGGGAATGTTGATTGGATTAGATGCAGAAAGTCAGTACGAAGACGCCCATATTCAATTGCATCCAGGAGATACAATTATTTACTATACAGATGGTTTTACTGATGCCGTCAATCAAAGCGGCGATCGCTTCGACGAAGAAAACCTGATTCGCAAATTTTACTGGGCTTGTCAGCACTGTCAAGGACCACAAGCCATTCTTGAGTACTTATTTGAGCAAGTTTATCGCTTTATTGGTTCAGCTAATCAGAATAAAGACGATATGACACTGATTGTCTTGCAAGTTAAGAATGAGTAA